The DNA window GGCGATGGGCAGGTTTATCGACCGGGTAGGAACCAAGATCGGCTATGCCGTTTCATTAATTGTGTGGAGTCTCGCCTCTATCGGGCATGGCTTCGTAAAAAGCACCGTAGGGTTTTTAGTAGCGAGAAGTACACTGGGAATCAGTGAGGCGGGAAATTTTCCGGCAGCCATCAAATCTGTTGCCGAATGGTTCCCGAAAAAAGAACGGGCTCTGGCAACCGGGATCTTCAATTCCGGAGCTACCGTAGGAGCCATCCTTGCTCCGCTTCTCGTGCCGTTTATTTTAGGCCATTACGGCTGGAGGCAGACTTTTGTCTGGATTGGCGCTTTGGGTTTGTTATGGATCATTTTGTGGTGGAGATTCTATTCCATTCCGGAGAAAACGAAAAAACTTAGCAGAGAAGAGCTGGAATACATTAAAAGCGATCAGGACGGGAAAACGGAGGAACAGTCAAAAGTTCCCCTCTCCGAAATCCTGAAATACAGAGTCACCTGGTCATTTGCCATCGGAAAAATCATGACGGATCCTATCTGGTATTTTTTCATGTTCTGGCTGCCGGCCTATTTTGCCGATGTGTTTAAAATGGATCTTACCAAGCCATCCATTCCGCTGATCATCATCTATAGCGGGACGACCATAGGAAGCATCGGAGGCGGGTACCTTTCCTCCATGCTGATCAAAAAAGGCTGGGACATCAGAAAGGCAAGAAGCCTTACCATGCTTCTGTTTGCCTTAATGGTCGTACCGGTGATGTTTTCAAAATATGTAGACAATATGTGGCTGATTACCATTATTATTGCTTTTGCTACTGCGGCGCACCAGGGTTGGGGAGCCAACCTGATGACTACGGTGGGAGATAAACTACCCAACAATTACGTAAGTTCCGTCATCGGTTTCGGAGGAATGCTGGGCTCGGCAGCAGGAATTATTTTCCCGCTTTTCATCGGGATTGTTCTGGACACCTTCAAGAAAGCAGGCAACATCAACGGCGGTTACAACATCATCTTTTTTATCGCCGGGATGTCCTACATTGCAGCCTGGGGAATCATCAGACTTATCAACCGAAAGAAATCATAACAGCCATATATCACTGGCAGAACTAAAAAAACACAAGAGAAGAATCATAATTTTAGTAAAAAAAGAAATATATAACTGAATATCTGAAAGTAATGATCTTTAAACCTTGCCTATTCACTTTCTGTCTTTTCATAAGCGGATCTTTCCTTGCCCAGAAAGGCTGGAAAAACAAGCTTTGGTACGACAGGCCTGCTGCCCAGTGGGTGGAAGCTCTGCCTGTCGGAAACGGGAGGCTTGCAGCAATGGTTTATGGAGATCCAAATAAAGAAAAGCTACAGCTCAATGAAAGTACCTTCTGGTCCGGTGGTCCTTCCCGCAACGATAACCCGGATGGCCCGAAATTTTTGGATTCGATCCGGTATTATTTGTTCAACGGAAATTACAAAAGAGCGCAGATCCTTGCCGACAAAAGTTTAACGGCAAAAACCCTTCACGGTTCAGCCTATCAGAATATTGGTGAGTTAACCCTTGAATTTAATATTAGTAATGATGTTAAAAATTACTACCGGGAGTTAGACATTGAAAAAGCAATCACAACGACTACATTTTCAGCCAACGGAATCAATTTTAAAAGAGAAGTTTTCGCTTCCATTCCGGACAATGTGATTGTTATTAAATTAAGTTCAGATAAAAAAAATGCGCTGAGTTTCTTCGCAGGTTTCAACAGCGAGCTCAAAAAAAACAGCAAAGCCATTGATTTCAATACCTTGCAGATGGACGGTTTGTCTTCAACTTTAGACGGCGTTCAGGGGCAGGTTAAATTTAATGCCATCGCAAAAATCCTCAACAAAGGTGGCAAAACAGAAGTTTCACAAAAAGGAATTTCAGTAAGTAACGCCAACGAAGTGATGATTCTCATTTCCATCGCCACCAATTTTACTGATTACAAAACTTTGAACACTGACGAAGTTTTAAAAAGCAAAAAATACATTTCGGAAGCAGAACCTAAAAGCTTTAATACCTTATTTAAGAACCATCTGAATGCCTATCAGAACTACTTTAAAAGAGTATATTTCGATTTAGGCACTTCCGAAGCGGCTAAAAATCCAACGGATATCAGGATTAAAAACTTTGCCACAACCTATGATCCGGAACTCATCGCACTATATTACCAGTTCGGGCGCTATCTCCTGATTTCCTCCTCACAGCCAAGCGGACAGCCCGCCAATCTTCAGGGCATCTGGAACAATTCCAACAAACCGGCCTGGGACAGCAAATACACCATCAACATCAACACGGAAATGAACTATTGGCCGGCGGAAAAAACCGGACTTCCGGAAATGCACGAACCGCTGATCCAAATGGTAAAAGACCTTAGCGAATCCGGACGAGAAACGGCAAAAACCATGTACAACAGCCGGGGTTGGGTTGTTCATCACAACACCGATATTTGGAGAATCAGCGGAGTGGTGGATTTCGCCAACGCCGGCATGTGGCCGATGGGTGGCGCATGGCTTTCCCAGCACCTTTGGGACAAATACCTGTACAGCGGAGATCTGAATTACCTCAGATCGGTTTATCCGGTTCTGAAATCCGCTGCACAGTTCTATGAAGACTTTCTTATTGAAGACCCGACCCATCACTGGCTCGTCGTAAGTCCGTCCATGTCTCCTGAAAACATTCCGCAGGGGCATCAGGGCAGTGCTCTGGCGGCTGGAAATACCATGGACAACCAACTGATGTTCGACCTGTTCACCAAAACCAGAAAAGCAGCACAGCTTCTGAATCTCGATGCAGATCAAATTCCGGTTTGGAACAGCATCATCTCTAAATTACCGCCGATGCAGATCGGGCGTTACGGCCAGTTGCAGGAATGGATGGAAGATGTTGACGATCCGAAAGACAATCACCGCCACGTTTCCCATCTGTACGGATTATTTCCGTCCAATCAAATCAACCCTTTCACGACACCGGAACTGACGGATGCAGCCAGAACGGTTCTTATTCACCGGGGCGACGTTTCCACAGGTTGGTCAATGGGCTGGAAGGTGAATCTTTGGGCGAAATTGCTTGATGGAAACCATGCTAATAAATTAATCAAAGACCAATTAACTTTAGTGGAAAAAGACGGCTGGGGCAGTAAAGGCGGAACCTATCCGAACCTGTTCGATGCCCATCCGCCGTTCCAGATCGACGGAAATTTTGGCTGTACTTCCGGGATTACCGAAATGCTCCTGCAAACCCAGAACGGTTTCATCGACATTCTTCCGGCCCTTCCGGACGAATGGAAAAACGGGAAAATTTCCGGGCTGAAAACCTATGGCGGTTTTGAAGTTAGCATCGTCTGGGAAAACAACAAAGCCAAAGAAGTCATCGTCAAATCAACACTGGGCGGAAATTGCCGATTGAGAACACCCAATGAAATGCAGCTAACTGGAAATGCAAAACTAAAAAGAGCGGAAGGCAAAAACCCGAATCTCTTTTTTGATACCCCGGAAATAAAGACACCGTTGATCTCAAAAGAGGCAAAACTGAATCCTGTTGAAATTAAAAACGAATTTATCTATGATTTTCCAACGGAGGCCGGAAAAATATATACATTAAAAATAAAATAATCAATAGGAACGATATCATCCTATTAACTATTAACGAGAAATTAGAAACCCTGAAAGGGTTGAACAACAATAGCCACAGGTGAAACCTGTGGGGAATGAATAGAAAAAATCACGAACCCTGAAAGGGTTCCACAACCATAATCACAGGTGCGGCCTGTGTAAAACCAAAAACTGATTCAAAATTTAAAATAAAAAATTAAGAAATTTATATATGAAATCGCCAGGGTTAGCAGCAAACGCAAACACCAATGAAGATACAGCGATTCCATATGACCTTTGAAAATAATCAATATCTACATATGAAAAAGAGACCCATGAATCCGAATTTTTTAAAGAACAAATTCACTCTGCTAACGGCAGCAGCGTTCTTAAGCGTGAGCAACATTTCTGCTCAGACCTTTTCCGATTTCAACTACCGTGGAAACGATAAAATATACAACGATAATCCGCTGAAACCGGACGAATTCTATTCGCCGATCCTTCAGGGGTGTTATCCGGATCCGAGCATTACGAAAAAAGGTGACGACTATTATCTGGTGAATTCATCGTTCTCCATGTTTCCTGGGGTTCCGATTTTTACGTCTAAAGATATGGTTAACTGGAAGCAGATCGGTCACGTGTTGGACAGGCCTTCTCAATTGAAAGTTGAAAAAGGAGGTGTTTCGCAGGGAATTTATGCACCGGACATCAAATACAACAAATACAACGACACCTTCTACATGATCACCACCCAGATCGCGGGCGGAGTAGGAAACATGGTCGTAAAAACCAAAGATCCTGCAAAAGGCTGGAGCGAAGTACAGAAGCTGAATTTCGATGGGATCGACCCTGCGATCTTCTTTGACGACGATGGAAAAGCGTACATCGTTCACAACGATGCACCGCCAAAGGGAACCGAGCAGTATCAGGGTCATCGTGTGATCAAAATGTGGGATTATGATCTTGAAAAAGACCAGGTAGTAGCAGGATCCGATAGAATTATTGTGAACGCCGGGGTGGATATTACCCAGAAACCGATCTGGATTGAAGGGCCGCATTTATACAAATACAAAGGGAAATATTACCTGATGTGCGCGGAAGGCGGAACCGGAGGATGGCATAGCGAAGTCATCTTCATGGCCGATTCTCCGAAAGGACCGTTTGTTCCGGCTAAAAACAACCCGATCCTGACGCAGCGGTATTTCCCGAAAGACCGCAAGGAAAAAGTAGACTGGGCAGGCCACGCCGACTTAGTAGAAGGACCGAACGGACAATGGTATGGTGTATTCTTGGCTATCCGTCCGAATGTCAACAACCGCGTGAACAAAGGCCGTGAAACATTCCTGCTTCCGGTGGACTGGAGCGGAACCTATCCGGTATTCCAGAACGGACTGGTACCGATGAAACCGAAACTGAAATTACCGGAAGGCACTCAAAACCAGACCGGACAAAACGGATTCTTCCCGAACGGAAACTTCACATATAACGATAAATTAACGGATAAAAACCTGGATTACCGTTGGATCGCTATGCGCGGGCCGCGTGAAAATTTCATCACTGCAACGAAAAACGGGGTAAAAGTGAATCCTATGGAAACTAATATCAAAGCCTTGGCTCCGGTATCCGCGTTGTTCCACAGGCTGCAGCATGAAGATTTTGAAACGTCTGTAACCCTGGATTTCAAACCGAAATCGGAAAAAGAACTCGCCGGGATTACCTGCTATCAAAGCGAAAGGTTCAACTATGTCTTCGGGATTACCAAAAAAGACAAAGACTACTATATCGTTCTCGAAAGAACCGAAAAAGGAGCCTCCAAACTGATTGCCAGCGAGAAAATTTCCCTTTCCAAAACCATTAAATTACAGGTAACCGGTGAGAATGATAACCTTAGCTTCAACTATGCACTGGACGGTAAAAACTTTAAAAACCTGGGCGGACCGGTTTCCGGAGACATCTTATCAACCGATGTAGCCGGCGGTTTCACCGGAAGCTTAATCGGGTTATACAGTACGTTGTCTAATGATATTGTACCGAATTAATCTGGCTCAATATCAATAGGAACGGGCTTTAGCCCGTTTTCACAAAAAAACAGCATCCATTTGGCTTTAGCCAAAACTTACCAAGCACCTAAACCACAATATCAAACCGTGAATATTAAAAAATCATTTTATATAGTTTCTTTTTTGGGATTTATCGGGCTGAATTCAATTTCAGCCCAGGTAAATCCTTTTCAGAAAGCAACGACAGCATTTACCAATCCCATCATCTGGGCGGATGCTCCGGACTTATCCATTACCCGGAACGGTGATGACTTTTACCTCATCAGCACCACGATGCACCTCATGCCGGGCGCTCCGGTCATGCATTCCAGAGACCTGGTGCACTGGGAAATGTCGAGCTATGTTTTTAATACCTTAAATGACAATTCCAAATACGATCTGCTGAACGGAACCGTTTACGGTCGCGGACAGTGGGCCTCTTCCATCCGGTATCACAAAGGGAAATATTACGTTTTGTTTTCCCCAAATGACGAACCGTTCAAATCATATTTTTACGTTACCGACAATCCCGAAAAAGGAAACTGGAAGCTGTTGACGAGAACAAGGCATTTTCATGATGCGTCTTTGCTGTTTGACGATGACGATCGGGTGTATGTCTTCACTTCCAATAAGGTTTTTGAACTGAGCCCGGATTTTAAAACCATTATCGGAAATCCTGACGGAACGGAAGTTTTCCAAAAGGATGCCTCGGAAACCGGACTGCTGGAAGGCAACCAGATCATTAAAAAAGATGGGAAATATTACATGATGATGATTTCCTGGCCAAGAGGCGGGAAGCGCCGTCAGGAAGTGTACAGAGCGGATAAAGTCACCGGGCCTTTTGAGAAGAAAGTCGTTCTCGAAGATAACTTTTTAGGGTTTTCCTACGCCGGGCAAGGTGCTCTGATTGATGATAAAAACGGCAACTGGTATTCCCTGATCTTTCAGGACAGAAATGGAGTAGGTCGGGTTCCGATTCTAATTCCGGTAAAATGGGAAAACGGCTGGCCGATATTGGGCGACAATGGAAAAGTACCTTTAAAAGGAGAAGTTCCTCTTCCGCCGTTTAAGCCGAAAAATCACCTGGTAGAAAGCGACGAATTTACCGATAAGAAAATGAAAATCCAATGGCAATGGAATCATAATCCCGTCAATTCAGCCTGGTCGTTATCCGAAAGAAAAGGATTTTTAAGACTAAAAACATCCAGGATTGTAGATAATGTATATCTCGCTCCGAATACGCTCACCCAAAGAATGGAAGGTCAGGAATGCAGCGGAGTTGTAGCCTTGGATGTTAAAGGAATGAAGGACGGTGATGTGGCAGGTTTCAGTGCATTCAATGGTGATTCCGGGATTCTGTCTATCGTAATGGAAGACGGCAAAAAGTTTGTCACTTTTGAAAGTAATGAAGTCAGTCTCGATAACAAAACCAAGGCGGTTACTGGGGTTAAAAAAGAAGAGAAAAAACGGATTCTGCTCAATTCAGACAAGGTTTATTTTAAAATTGATGCCGATTTTAACCTGGGGAAAGACCTGGCGGATTTTTATTACAGCACCGATCAGAAAAACTGGACCGAAATGGCAAAAGATTACAAAATGATTTTTGATTACCGGAGATTATTCATGGGTTCCAAGTTTGCGGTTTTCAATTATGCCACCAAAAGCCTGGGCGGTTTTGTAGATGTCGACTTTTTCAGGGTCAAAACAGATTTAGACACAATAGAGGAATAAAGCTCCGCAGGAGTAACCTGTTAATAGAAAGTAGTGATAATGACGGCAAGCATAGCTCCATGGGAGCGGCCTTATAATAGATTAATGATGGACAAGTAATTAGTATAAAGGTTCAAGCACCAAAAGAAAGCTCCATAGGAGCACCGTGTTAATAGCAAAATATTGGCAATACCAGCAAAATGAAGCTCCGTAGGAGCGACCTGTCAATAACAAGTCCGTTTATAAAACAACGGTCAACCCATAATAAAATGAAAAAAAATAAACCCTTGCCGGTCTTATTTTTTTGCCTAAATTAATAAGTGTAAAAATTACAAATAAAAACCAATGAAAATTACATCTCTACTCATTATAGGCGCATCGCTGATCGTAATACCGATAGCCGCTCAGAATACACAGCGCCAAGCACCTGCGGGATTTGATGTGGCAAATGCCGGGATTCCCCATGGCAAAATAGACTCTATACAATATCCTTCAAAAACGGTCGGGGTTACTAGAAAAGCATTGGTATATACGCCGCCGGGCTTCAAAAAGGGGACAAAATACCCGGTCCTGTACCTGCTTCACGGCATCGGAGGGGATGAAAAAGAGTGGTACAAAAACGGAACGCCGCAGATCATTTTGGATAACCTGTATGCACAGGGAAAACTCACACCGATGATCGTCATCCTTCCCAATGGACGGGCCATGAAGGACGACCGGGCGACCGGAAACATTATGGCTAAAGACAAAGTGGAAGCATTTGCGACTTTTGAAAAAGATTTACTGAATGATCTGATTCCATATGTAGAAAAGAAATTCCCGGTAAAAAAAGACCGGGAAAACCGGGCGATTGCCGGACTGTCCATGGGAGGCGGACAAACCCTGAACTTCGGACTGGGGAATATCGACAAATTTGCCTGGGTAGGAGGCTTCTCATCCGCTCCGAATACGAAAGAACCACAGCTTTTGCTGTCGAATCCTAAAAAGGCGAAAGAATTAAAGCTGCTCTGGATTTCCTGCGGTGATGCGGACGGACTCATGCCGTTCAGCAAAAGGACCCATGATTACCTGGCCCAGAATAAAATCCCGCACATTTTCTACATCGAGCCGGGCGGCCATGACTTCAAAGTCTGGAAAAACGATCTGTACATCTTTTCACAATTGATCTTCAAACCGGTTGATAAAACCACTTTTTCAGATTTTACCGTATTGGGTCTGCCCGCCGAAACCAACATCAGGAATGCGCAGTACCCGCAGATCATGCCCAACGGAAAAGCCATCTTCAGGGTGAAAGCGCCGGAAGCACAGAAAGTTCAGATCGATCTCGGGAAAAAATACGACCTGACCAAAGATTCGGACGGCGTTTGGAAAACCACCACCGATTCTTTAAGCGAAGGATTCCATTACTATTCGATGGTCATTGACAATGTACCTGTGGCTGACCCTTCAAGCAAATCCTTTTACGGAATGGGCAGATACGCCAGCGGGATCGAAGTGCCGTTTGCGGGTGATGGCTATTATGCGATGAAAGACGTTCCGCATGGGGACATCAGGATCCAGAATTTCTTCTCGAAAGTAACTAACTCCTGGAGAAGAGTGTTCATTTACACACCGCCGGGCTACGATAAAAATACTGCTGATTCTTACCCGGTGCTGTACATCCTGCACGGAGGCGGTGAGGATGAAAGCGGATGGGCCATGCAGGGAAAAACCAACCTGATTATGGATAACCTGATCGCCGAAGGCAAAGCCAAACCGATGATCGTTGTGATGCCGGATGCCAATATCGGACCTGCGGGCTTCGGAAGCTTCGGAGCGAGAAACCTGCAGATGTTTGATAAAGAACTGAAAGAATCGGTAATTCCATTTGCCGAAGCCAATTTCAGAATTAAAAAAGATGCGGCGAATAGAGCGTTGGCCGGACTTTCAATGGGTGGAATTTATACGCTGCATACGGGCGTTCAGAACTCGGAGATGTTTTCTTCTCTGGGCGTCTTCAGTTCTGGCTGGATCCTGCCGTCGCTTCAGGAAGTAGCGGATAGCGAATATAAATTTATGACGGATAACAAGTCGAAAATCAATTCCAACCTGAAAAACTTCTGGATATCGATGGGTGGAAAAGAAGACATCGCCTATAAAAACTGCCAGGTGATGATGAAAAAGCTGGATGATGTAGGCATTAAATACACGTACTCCGAATATCCGGGCGGTCACACCTGGCCGGTTTGGAGAAACAACCTGTACAACTTTGCCCAGCTGCTTTTTAAATAGCAATATACAAAATCAATATCCCTTGAATTTTTGACTAAATAAAGATTGAGATCAAATAATACATAACTTCATAGAAAACGTATACGGCGGCAAGTCTGTATACCACTCAAAAAAAACACCACAAGTCATTTGCAGCATTCTGCAGCGGACAACTTTGAAATTTGATGAAAAAAAGAGATCTGAACCTGATTTCAAATCCTCTTATGCCATGAAATACAAAGATATCAACCTTAAAAAAGCAACATTCACCGTAATAATGATCACGGCGGGATGGAGTCATTCGGTCTACGCACAGGCCTACGTTAAAAATGATTCGGGACTGAGCCTTACCGCTGACCGGATGGATGTAAAAGTAATGTTTTACGCGCCCGGTATCGTACGGGTAGTAAAATACCCTGCTGGTAAACCATTTTCAAAAAGAAGTCTGGCAGTGATTAAAAAAGAACAAAAAACCCAATTTTCCATTTTGGAAAAGGACGGTTCTATTGTATTAAAATCAAATGCTCTACAGCTTTCCATTGATGCTAAAACCGGAAAAATATTGTACCGGTCACCATTAGGACAGGAGCTTCTGAAAGAAACCGGAAGCGGTTTCAGGCCCTTTAATGATACCGGAAATCAAACCTATTCTGTGTCTCAATCATTTCAATTGGAAAAAGATGAACCGATCTATGGTTTAGGAATTCTTCAAAACGGGAAAATGTCCCAGCGGAATACGGATGTCAAGATGATCCAGAACAACACCTGGGATTTTGTGCCGTTTTTCCAGTCGGTAAAGGGCTACGGTGTCTTTTGGGACAACTATTCTCCTACGCAGTTTACCGATACCCCGCACAAAACCTCTTTCTCTTCAGAAGTAGGCGAAGGTGTGGATTATTATTTTATCTACGGGAAAAATGCCGACGGCGTGGTGGCAGGAATGCGGAACCTGACGGGAAATGTACCGATGCTTCCGCTTTGGACCTACGGCTACTGGCAGAGCAAAGAACGCTACAAAAGTCAGGATGAACTGGTAGATGTAGTGAAAAAATACAGGGAATTAAAAGTCCCTCTTGACGGAATTATTCAGGATTGGCAGTATTGGGGAAACAATTACCAATGGAACGCGATGGATTTCATCAGTCCCGATTTTCCTGATGCCCCAAAAATGATGAAGGATATTCATGACAGGAATGCACATCTTTCTGTTTCCATCTGGTCGTCATTCGGGCCGATGACCCATCCGTACCGGGAAATGGATCAGAAAGGAATGCTGTTCAACTTTAAAACCTGGCCGGAATCGGGAAGGGAAGTCTGGCCGCCGGATATGAATTATCCTTCCGGAGTACGTGTATACGATGCGTACAATCCCGAAGCCCGGAACGTGTACTGGAAATATCTGAACAAAGGTCTTTTCAGCCTCGGCATAGATTCCTGGTGGATGGATTCTACCGAGCCGGATCATCTCAGCCAGAAACCTGAAGATCTGGATACAAAGACTTATTTGGGCTCATTCCGAAAAGTGAGAAATGCGTATCCTTTAATGACGGTCGGCGGAGTGTACGATCACCAACGCGAAACAACGAGTGACAAAAGGGTTTTTATTTTAACAAGATCAGCTTTTGCCGGACAGCAACGATACGGAGCCAATACCTGGTCGGGTGATGTCAACTCTTCCTGGGATATGTTGCGCAATCAGGTTCCTGCGGGTTTAAATTTCAGCCTTACCGGAAACCCGAATTTCAATTCCGATATCGGCGGCTTCTTTTCCGGAGTCTATAAAAGAAACGGAGGTGCCAAAAACCTGCTGTTTCAGGAATTGTACGTGCGTTGGTTGCAGTACGGCACTTTCACTCCGATGATGCGTTCCCACGGAACCGATGTACCGAGAGAAATCTATCAGTTCGGACAGAAAGGTGATGTGGTGTACGATGTGATTGAGAAATTCATCAAATTGCGTTACAGTATGTTGCCGTACATTTATTCGACCTCGTGGGATGTTTCTGAAAATAATTCAAGTTTCCTGAGAGCTCTGGCGATGGATTTTTCTTCAGATCAAAAAACCTGGGACATAAACAATGAATATCTTTTCGGAAAGTCATTTTTAGTGGCTCCGGTTCTCAATGCCCAGTATACTCCGGAAAAAATCATCACCACCGATGAAAATGAGGGATGGAACAAAAAACAGGAAAGCGGGGAAAATGTTCCTTCCAAAGTAGATTTCACACAAAACAAAACCGTGAAAGTCTATCTTCCGGCTGGTGCAGAATGGTTCGACTTCTGGACGAATGAAAAACACAAAGGCGGCCTGGAAATTCACAAAAACGTTAATATTCAAAGTATTCCGCTATATGTAAAAGCGGGAAGCATTATTCCGTTTGGTCCTGACGTGCAATATGCAACAGAGAAAAAATGGGACCATCTCAAGGTAAAAATTTATCCGGGAACGGATGCAGATTTTGTTTTGTACGAGGATGAATTCGACAATTACAACTACGAGAAAGGTGCGTTTACCGAAATCCCTTTTCACTGGAACGAAAAATCAAAAACTTGTACTATAGAAGCCAGGAAAGGCAGATATAACGGGATG is part of the Chryseobacterium camelliae genome and encodes:
- a CDS encoding TIM-barrel domain-containing protein, which translates into the protein MKYKDINLKKATFTVIMITAGWSHSVYAQAYVKNDSGLSLTADRMDVKVMFYAPGIVRVVKYPAGKPFSKRSLAVIKKEQKTQFSILEKDGSIVLKSNALQLSIDAKTGKILYRSPLGQELLKETGSGFRPFNDTGNQTYSVSQSFQLEKDEPIYGLGILQNGKMSQRNTDVKMIQNNTWDFVPFFQSVKGYGVFWDNYSPTQFTDTPHKTSFSSEVGEGVDYYFIYGKNADGVVAGMRNLTGNVPMLPLWTYGYWQSKERYKSQDELVDVVKKYRELKVPLDGIIQDWQYWGNNYQWNAMDFISPDFPDAPKMMKDIHDRNAHLSVSIWSSFGPMTHPYREMDQKGMLFNFKTWPESGREVWPPDMNYPSGVRVYDAYNPEARNVYWKYLNKGLFSLGIDSWWMDSTEPDHLSQKPEDLDTKTYLGSFRKVRNAYPLMTVGGVYDHQRETTSDKRVFILTRSAFAGQQRYGANTWSGDVNSSWDMLRNQVPAGLNFSLTGNPNFNSDIGGFFSGVYKRNGGAKNLLFQELYVRWLQYGTFTPMMRSHGTDVPREIYQFGQKGDVVYDVIEKFIKLRYSMLPYIYSTSWDVSENNSSFLRALAMDFSSDQKTWDINNEYLFGKSFLVAPVLNAQYTPEKIITTDENEGWNKKQESGENVPSKVDFTQNKTVKVYLPAGAEWFDFWTNEKHKGGLEIHKNVNIQSIPLYVKAGSIIPFGPDVQYATEKKWDHLKVKIYPGTDADFVLYEDEFDNYNYEKGAFTEIPFHWNEKSKTCTIEARKGRYNGMIEKRNFSLILPNGQQKTVEYSGKKINVNFK